GTAGCCTCTAAGTTCTCTTTAATCCATGCTTGTCTCTTATCAATAGCTTCTAGAACCTTCGCTACTGCTGCTTCTACTGATAATTCTTTGGTATCTACTACTAAATCAGCATTCTCTGGTACTTCATAAGGTGCTGAGATTCCAGTAAAGTTCTTAATCTCTCCTTTTTTAGCCATCTCATATAATCCCTTCGGATCACGCTTGGCACAAGTCTCTACATCTGCCTTCACATAAACTTCGATAAAGTTGTCTGCTCCTGCTCTTTCTCTAGCAAAATCTCTAGTCTCTTGATAAGGAGAGATAAAGGAAGCCAAAGTAATCATCCCTGAGTCCTTAAATAAGGCAGCTACCTCTGCAATCCG
Above is a window of Orenia marismortui DSM 5156 DNA encoding:
- the cysC gene encoding adenylyl-sulfate kinase, producing MTKNITWHDGKVSYDQRCDNLGQEGMVIWFTGLSGSGKSTIAVEVEKELVLRGQAVYRLDGDNVRHGLNSDLGFTAEDRNENIRRIAEVAALFKDSGMITLASFISPYQETRDFARERAGADNFIEVYVKADVETCAKRDPKGLYEMAKKGEIKNFTGISAPYEVPENADLVVDTKELSVEAAVAKVLEAIDKRQAWIKENLEATG